The Paenibacillus sophorae genome has a segment encoding these proteins:
- a CDS encoding DHA2 family efflux MFS transporter permease subunit, with the protein MAHSEKSKWWVLFSLTFGLLAVGLDMTVLNVALPTLATDMQASTSQLQWILDSYNLVLAAMLLPAGMLGDRYGRKKLLLLSLVVFGGASAACAFSSTPAMLIGMRALLGLGAAFLIPLSMSVLPVLFTEAERTKAMMIWAMANMLGIPLGPILGGWLLNHYSWGSVFLINLPLIAIALVAVGLLMPESRSEKRLRLDIPGILSSSLGLTCVTYGVIRAGEHGWGDKGALGALLAGLLIVAGFLIWQRRTQHPLIDLSLFRSSSFTWGTILATSVSFAMFGLLFVMPQYFQAVNGADALGTGLRLLPMIGGLLIGAKIADAIINRLGAKYIASLGFAIMAGSLILGTATSLDSSYAFAALWISIAGLGLGFALPTAMDLAISKLSAERSGVGSALVMAMRQVGGAIGVALLGAALNSVYRGKLVLGNLSGEVANTVKQSVSAGVAVADRLGSPEMLAMIRSAFVQGMDQMLWICGGIALVSSLLALLFLPSRTAVKEMTELNSTRS; encoded by the coding sequence ATGGCGCATTCTGAAAAATCCAAATGGTGGGTACTCTTCTCCCTTACCTTCGGATTGCTTGCGGTCGGACTGGATATGACTGTGCTCAATGTGGCTCTTCCTACGTTGGCAACGGATATGCAGGCATCGACAAGCCAGCTGCAATGGATTCTGGATTCCTACAACCTGGTGCTGGCCGCCATGCTGCTTCCCGCAGGAATGCTGGGTGACCGTTACGGCCGCAAAAAGCTGCTTCTGCTGTCGCTAGTCGTGTTCGGTGGAGCCTCTGCGGCTTGCGCTTTCTCCTCCACTCCCGCAATGCTGATCGGGATGCGCGCTTTGCTTGGTCTGGGCGCGGCATTTCTGATCCCTCTGTCCATGTCCGTTCTTCCCGTCCTATTTACGGAAGCCGAACGAACCAAAGCCATGATGATCTGGGCCATGGCGAATATGCTGGGCATCCCTCTCGGCCCTATTCTCGGGGGGTGGCTGCTTAATCACTACAGCTGGGGTTCCGTATTTCTGATCAATCTCCCTCTCATCGCCATCGCGCTGGTAGCGGTCGGACTGCTAATGCCGGAGTCACGGAGCGAGAAGCGCCTTCGTCTGGACATCCCGGGCATTCTCAGCTCCAGCTTGGGTCTTACCTGCGTCACTTACGGGGTTATTCGCGCCGGGGAACACGGTTGGGGGGATAAAGGGGCGCTGGGCGCTCTGCTCGCGGGTCTTTTGATTGTGGCAGGCTTTCTGATCTGGCAGCGCCGGACCCAGCATCCTCTGATCGATTTGTCCCTATTCCGCTCCTCCAGCTTTACCTGGGGCACCATTCTTGCCACCAGCGTATCTTTCGCTATGTTCGGCCTGCTCTTCGTCATGCCCCAATACTTTCAGGCGGTCAACGGGGCCGATGCTCTGGGTACGGGTCTACGGCTTCTTCCGATGATTGGCGGACTGCTTATAGGCGCCAAAATTGCTGACGCGATAATTAACAGGCTTGGAGCCAAGTATATTGCCTCGCTTGGTTTCGCCATAATGGCTGGCAGCTTGATCTTGGGTACAGCTACCAGTCTGGACAGTAGCTATGCTTTCGCGGCTCTCTGGATCAGCATTGCAGGGCTGGGTTTGGGATTCGCTCTACCTACTGCCATGGATTTAGCAATCAGCAAGCTGTCCGCCGAGCGAAGCGGTGTCGGCTCCGCTCTCGTCATGGCGATGCGTCAGGTCGGCGGAGCCATCGGTGTGGCTCTTCTGGGTGCAGCCCTTAATTCCGTCTACCGCGGCAAGCTGGTGCTTGGCAATCTCTCCGGAGAGGTCGCAAACACTGTGAAGCAAAGCGTATCCGCAGGGGTTGCCGTTGCGGACCGATTAGGATCTCCGGAGATGCTTGCAATGATACGGTCCGCTTTTGTACAGGGGATGGATCAGATGCTTTGGATTTGCGGCGGCATTGCGTTGGTCAGTTCCCTGCTGGCTCTACTCTTCCTGCCCAGCCGGACGGCTGTAAAGGAAATGACAGAGCTTAACAGCACCCGGTCCTGA
- a CDS encoding Crp/Fnr family transcriptional regulator, with product MTEYSCQYAAEPCTRKVPIFASLTDEDLSRISAMIKHRKYAKGQALVLEEEASDTLFIIRRGHVKLSKMTPQGKEQILRILMAGEFFGELSIFGGGELSNFSAYALQDTDICRLTRADMETIITANPDISLRLLKAVTQRLAHTENLAQSLATKDPEIRIAHMILELGVKYGKPREGSLDIQLPLSREEMANYVGVTRETISRKFARFEDLKLIKLIGNKRMVLKDPAGLEKYLD from the coding sequence ATGACCGAGTATTCATGCCAATACGCCGCTGAGCCCTGCACCCGAAAGGTACCGATCTTTGCTTCGCTGACCGATGAAGATTTGTCCCGAATCAGCGCCATGATCAAGCACCGTAAATATGCCAAAGGACAGGCGCTGGTTCTGGAGGAGGAAGCTTCGGATACGCTCTTTATTATTCGCCGGGGACATGTAAAATTGTCCAAGATGACTCCCCAGGGCAAGGAGCAGATTCTGCGCATTCTGATGGCAGGCGAATTTTTTGGCGAGCTAAGCATTTTTGGCGGTGGAGAGCTCAGCAACTTCAGCGCTTACGCGCTGCAGGACACCGACATCTGCAGGCTGACCCGGGCCGATATGGAGACGATCATTACCGCGAATCCGGATATATCGCTCCGGCTGCTGAAGGCCGTTACCCAACGTCTCGCCCATACGGAAAATTTGGCGCAGAGCCTCGCAACCAAAGATCCGGAAATTCGGATCGCCCATATGATTCTGGAGCTTGGCGTCAAATACGGCAAGCCCCGTGAGGGGAGCCTGGACATTCAGCTTCCCCTATCCCGGGAAGAAATGGCCAATTATGTCGGCGTAACCAGGGAGACGATCAGCAGGAAATTCGCCCGGTTCGAGGATCTGAAGCTGATTAAGCTGATCGGCAACAAGCGGATGGTCCTGAAAGATCCGGCAGGCCTTGAGAAGTATTTGGATTGA
- the rd gene encoding rubredoxin, whose amino-acid sequence MKKYICEPCGYVYDPAIGDPDEDVAPGTAFEDLPDDWVCPVCGEDKDHFAPVDGV is encoded by the coding sequence ATGAAAAAATATATCTGCGAGCCCTGCGGCTATGTCTACGATCCGGCAATTGGAGATCCTGACGAGGATGTTGCTCCGGGAACCGCTTTTGAAGATTTGCCGGACGACTGGGTCTGCCCCGTCTGCGGCGAGGATAAAGACCACTTCGCCCCGGTCGACGGAGTGTAG
- a CDS encoding NAD(P)/FAD-dependent oxidoreductase, whose translation MAKPYLIIGGGAAAVQAAKAIRDRDDEAEIIILGEENHLPYNRIKLTKGLFTDLHSEKVLIKKEKWYLANRITVITSACAVSLRPELRQIETEDGRTWEYRKLLLCMGARNRALPVPGAELRGVHTIRDMKDADALKSSLASGSRVAVVGGGVQGLETAWALYEAGYTVTVVEAAPRLMGRQLDRHSSELLRSHLERSGVAVRLQAGVTSIEGIGSAQGITLDDGSRISCDHVVYSIGIQPNTTLVKDTAIQVRTGIVVNDRLETSIPGIYAAGDVAELDGHVEGLWGGALEHGRTAGNNMAAEDSEVYSKAVPVTLFNAFGVSLFSIGTVDEGQCDLTLSGEVNGVYTAIYVKGNTIVGAVSWDSAAASLIYKEAIERKIGLEGISPDGTDIVTVMNEVKSRLRGTAPGA comes from the coding sequence ATGGCGAAGCCATATCTCATCATCGGCGGCGGGGCGGCTGCCGTCCAAGCGGCAAAAGCGATCCGCGACCGCGATGATGAAGCGGAAATCATCATTCTCGGCGAAGAGAACCATCTCCCTTACAACCGGATCAAGCTGACCAAAGGCCTGTTCACCGATCTGCACAGTGAAAAAGTGCTTATCAAAAAGGAAAAATGGTATCTCGCAAACCGGATCACCGTAATTACTTCCGCGTGCGCCGTGTCTCTCCGTCCGGAGCTCCGTCAAATCGAGACCGAGGACGGCAGAACATGGGAATACCGCAAGCTGCTCCTGTGCATGGGCGCGCGGAACCGCGCGCTTCCGGTTCCGGGAGCCGAACTCCGCGGAGTTCATACAATTCGTGACATGAAGGATGCCGATGCGCTCAAGTCCAGCCTCGCAAGCGGCAGCCGCGTCGCCGTGGTCGGCGGAGGCGTTCAAGGCCTGGAAACGGCATGGGCGCTGTATGAAGCCGGTTATACCGTAACCGTCGTCGAAGCCGCTCCCCGTCTGATGGGCCGCCAACTGGACCGTCATTCCTCGGAACTCCTCCGGTCGCATCTGGAGCGCTCCGGCGTGGCGGTCCGCCTGCAAGCTGGTGTTACCTCTATTGAGGGAATCGGGTCGGCCCAGGGAATTACTCTGGACGACGGCTCCCGGATTTCCTGCGATCATGTCGTCTATTCGATCGGAATCCAGCCAAATACGACCCTCGTCAAAGATACGGCCATTCAGGTCCGGACCGGCATCGTTGTTAACGATCGCTTGGAAACCAGCATACCCGGCATATATGCCGCCGGAGACGTAGCGGAGCTGGACGGTCATGTGGAAGGGCTATGGGGCGGAGCACTCGAACATGGCCGCACGGCGGGAAACAATATGGCAGCCGAAGACTCCGAAGTCTATAGCAAAGCGGTGCCCGTCACTCTGTTTAACGCCTTCGGCGTCTCGCTGTTCTCCATCGGCACGGTTGATGAAGGCCAGTGCGACCTCACGCTATCCGGCGAAGTTAACGGGGTTTACACGGCAATCTATGTGAAAGGAAACACAATAGTCGGTGCCGTGTCCTGGGATAGCGCAGCCGCTTCACTCATTTACAAAGAAGCCATCGAGCGAAAAATCGGACTTGAAGGCATCAGCCCTGACGGTACGGACATCGTCACTGTCATGAACGAAGTGAAGTCACGGCTGCGCGGAACGGCACCCGGCGCCTGA
- a CDS encoding FprA family A-type flavoprotein, giving the protein MIANFKIKGNIYCVGKIDDREVPFHRLVLTKGTTYNSYLLKTGKPTVIDTVDMEFGREYAEHLAEIIDPLDIHYIVINHTEPDHSGGLAALAGKAVNAVIVCTEIAVPELQEMYKLHNRNFLVVKDGDTLDIGGKTLLFKETPYLHTAETMITYCSEDKILFPCDIFSTHVAAKRLFADEAGFDITEDFKGYYNAIIHPHRRYVRTLIEAVKDLEIEMIAPSHGFVIRQDVRKYIGLYAELSRETTQGKKAAIVYTTIKNNTRKMAKIIQDSLLENGIETTVWDADKTDAADILDSISAADAVFIGSSTRYADMIGNLEPILQQLQTMNLEGKLAAAFGSYGWSGEAIEVIQDYLDGTNMSVQSTSKVIKTTGMTHVEFPVRVRFSPKEPEKEQKIRHAADFVSDLLLSAI; this is encoded by the coding sequence ATGATTGCAAATTTCAAGATCAAAGGCAACATCTACTGCGTCGGGAAAATAGACGACCGTGAAGTTCCGTTCCACCGTCTTGTGCTGACAAAGGGCACTACCTACAATTCCTATTTATTAAAAACCGGCAAGCCGACCGTCATCGACACCGTCGATATGGAGTTCGGACGCGAATACGCGGAACATCTTGCCGAAATAATCGATCCGCTCGACATTCATTATATTGTGATTAACCATACCGAACCCGACCACTCCGGCGGACTGGCTGCGCTGGCGGGAAAAGCCGTGAATGCCGTCATTGTCTGCACAGAAATCGCCGTGCCGGAGCTGCAGGAAATGTACAAGCTTCATAACCGGAACTTCCTTGTTGTCAAGGACGGGGACACGCTGGACATCGGCGGCAAGACGCTGCTGTTCAAAGAAACACCGTACCTGCATACAGCCGAAACAATGATCACCTACTGCTCCGAGGATAAAATATTGTTCCCATGCGATATTTTCAGCACACATGTCGCGGCGAAGCGGCTGTTCGCCGACGAAGCCGGCTTTGACATTACCGAAGATTTCAAAGGGTATTACAACGCCATTATTCATCCGCATCGCAGATATGTAAGAACACTAATCGAAGCGGTCAAAGACCTTGAGATTGAAATGATCGCCCCTTCCCACGGATTCGTCATCCGTCAGGATGTGCGCAAATATATCGGACTGTACGCCGAACTGAGCCGGGAAACGACTCAAGGGAAAAAGGCCGCCATCGTCTACACGACGATCAAGAACAATACCCGGAAAATGGCTAAAATCATTCAGGATTCCCTCTTGGAAAATGGAATCGAGACAACGGTCTGGGATGCGGACAAGACGGATGCGGCGGATATTCTGGACAGTATTTCGGCTGCTGATGCCGTCTTCATCGGAAGTTCCACCCGGTATGCGGATATGATCGGAAATCTGGAGCCGATTTTGCAGCAGTTGCAAACGATGAACCTTGAAGGCAAGCTGGCGGCCGCCTTTGGCTCATACGGATGGAGCGGAGAAGCGATCGAGGTCATCCAGGACTATCTGGACGGGACGAACATGAGCGTGCAGAGCACCTCGAAGGTAATCAAGACGACCGGTATGACGCATGTCGAATTCCCTGTAAGAGTCCGCTTTTCTCCCAAAGAGCCCGAGAAAGAGCAGAAAATCAGACATGCGGCGGATTTCGTTTCGGACCTGCTGCTGAGCGCAATATAG
- a CDS encoding radical SAM protein has protein sequence MTYKSLELTKPQTWDLEGLEVGVTSNCNFGCDYCCAYNRNDGQSLEGKEIIRILEELPSLKRVRLSGGEVTLKFDDCLEVVAYCASRGIQTQLNSNASLLSGTRIDKLALAGLTTIHISFNFTSADEFSRYYNIHPDVYKKIRENIALFAKTEVDTVLETLLFSETEHHMREISEHVYSLGVRTHEIQNSIIMDHSGWKAIAAREALKQAVNDLITYKKDDTVLYFTCMDRFMEELGFREQPGVYFPHCIEGKKQLHLHGNGDILISELCHPVIIGNIYDGTSLKDIYNPMPAQLEQFLDRQPCPARDALFPEGV, from the coding sequence ATGACTTACAAATCACTGGAACTTACCAAACCGCAAACCTGGGATCTGGAGGGGCTGGAAGTTGGCGTTACCTCGAACTGCAATTTTGGCTGCGACTACTGCTGCGCATACAACCGGAATGACGGGCAGAGCCTTGAGGGCAAAGAGATTATCCGCATTCTTGAGGAACTTCCCTCTCTGAAAAGAGTCCGCCTGTCCGGCGGTGAAGTTACGCTGAAATTTGACGATTGTCTGGAGGTTGTCGCCTACTGCGCATCGAGAGGAATCCAGACGCAGCTTAATTCCAACGCCAGCCTGCTGAGCGGAACGCGGATCGACAAGCTGGCCCTCGCGGGACTGACGACGATACATATCTCGTTTAATTTTACTTCGGCGGACGAGTTCTCACGGTATTACAACATCCATCCTGATGTGTACAAGAAAATTCGCGAGAATATCGCCCTGTTCGCCAAGACGGAAGTGGATACGGTGCTGGAAACGCTGCTGTTCAGCGAGACTGAGCACCATATGCGGGAAATTAGCGAGCACGTCTATTCCCTAGGCGTCCGCACGCATGAAATTCAGAATAGCATCATTATGGATCACAGCGGCTGGAAAGCGATTGCGGCCCGGGAGGCGCTTAAACAGGCGGTAAACGATCTGATTACCTATAAAAAAGACGACACCGTTCTGTACTTCACCTGCATGGACCGCTTCATGGAGGAACTGGGTTTCCGGGAGCAGCCCGGCGTTTATTTTCCCCACTGCATTGAGGGCAAGAAGCAGCTGCACCTGCACGGCAACGGCGATATTCTAATCTCGGAGCTGTGCCATCCGGTCATTATCGGAAATATTTACGATGGGACTTCGCTGAAGGATATTTATAATCCGATGCCCGCTCAGCTGGAGCAGTTTCTGGATCGCCAGCCTTGTCCCGCCCGGGATGCGCTGTTTCCAGAAGGAGTTTAG
- a CDS encoding bile acid:sodium symporter family protein: MSIRNGLVKSNSFLEKIMPLLTPSAIVFGVLNESRLLPYTWLVPWIFAMMTLVGSLKSNIGDLFAVLAKPSRLIVLMIILHVVMPVVGWLAALAVFPDDPYTVTGYVLLFAIPTGVVSVVWVSIYGGNIALTLALILIDTLLSPVIVPGTLHLLMGTSVEIRLWDLMKGLLYMVVAPSLLGMLLNQWTKGKVNTVYGPPLAPFVKVGLFAVVSINGASIARYLKHPDSKLLVIIAVTFVTVVLGYIIGALAARRFRWNYEDSVAVQFNAGMRNLSAGAVLAVKYFPPAVALPVISGMLFQQILAALSGLVLRIGAKRSAESRTALPVPEAPRSL, translated from the coding sequence ATGTCGATACGCAATGGACTGGTGAAGTCCAATTCTTTTCTTGAAAAAATCATGCCGCTGCTCACGCCAAGCGCCATCGTATTCGGTGTGCTTAACGAGAGCCGGCTGCTGCCGTATACATGGCTGGTTCCCTGGATTTTTGCCATGATGACCCTGGTCGGCAGCCTGAAATCCAATATCGGCGATCTGTTCGCCGTGCTGGCGAAGCCAAGCAGGCTGATCGTGCTGATGATTATTCTCCACGTTGTCATGCCGGTCGTTGGCTGGCTTGCGGCTCTAGCGGTCTTTCCGGATGATCCATATACAGTAACGGGCTATGTTCTGCTCTTTGCCATTCCGACTGGAGTGGTCAGCGTCGTTTGGGTGTCCATCTATGGCGGCAACATTGCGCTGACACTGGCGCTGATTCTGATCGACACACTGCTTTCGCCAGTGATCGTGCCGGGCACGCTGCATCTGCTGATGGGCACGAGCGTCGAAATCCGGCTGTGGGATTTGATGAAAGGGCTGCTGTACATGGTGGTGGCGCCCTCCTTGCTGGGCATGCTGCTGAACCAGTGGACCAAAGGCAAGGTGAACACGGTTTACGGGCCGCCGCTTGCTCCTTTTGTCAAGGTAGGGCTGTTCGCCGTGGTGTCGATCAACGGGGCAAGCATTGCCCGTTATCTGAAGCATCCGGACAGCAAATTGCTCGTCATCATTGCCGTCACCTTCGTGACGGTTGTGCTCGGCTACATTATCGGAGCGCTTGCGGCCCGGCGTTTCCGCTGGAACTATGAGGACTCGGTCGCCGTCCAGTTCAATGCGGGGATGCGCAACCTAAGCGCGGGCGCCGTACTCGCGGTGAAGTATTTCCCTCCAGCCGTCGCATTGCCGGTTATCTCCGGCATGCTGTTTCAGCAGATTCTGGCGGCGCTGTCAGGTCTAGTCCTTCGTATTGGCGCAAAGCGTTCCGCTGAGTCAAGGACGGCACTGCCAGTCCCCGAAGCTCCCCGCTCCTTATAG
- a CDS encoding ABC transporter substrate-binding protein, translated as MKKKTKWAISTLLIAGLLAGCGNNGGGNSSAEGDSSGTKSEKVTLTFWRNSGNDAENSAYDKLVASFNESHPDIKVEMSPIPYADYDTKLRTSIASGNPPDIMAIDAPNMASYAQAGALQPLTEYFKKDGNLEDIPESTIKTYTYKNEIYMAPLTESSIALFYNKKMFEAKGIPLPSKNPDEPITWDQVLEAAQKLNDPAGGVYGIDPAQGFGNAGGTAYFKYPIIWQFGGDIMSPDGTTSKGYLDKPETKKALQFFSDLYNKSKVSSLEYPPDPFPNNQLAMTIDGSWSLGNYAEKFPNFKLGVDYDIAPLPKETQQAVANGSWSLAVSAKSKNPEAAWQFVNYVTGAEGSKTYCSITKDIPARYSVAKQFPELNEYPKNIFVVQNQKYGRPRPITPIFPQMSEAVNKMIEEVTISGRNVDAAVADAITKIDKAYADLPQK; from the coding sequence TTGAAAAAGAAAACAAAATGGGCTATAAGCACACTGCTTATCGCCGGCCTGTTGGCCGGATGCGGAAATAACGGAGGGGGCAACAGCTCAGCGGAGGGGGATTCTTCCGGGACAAAAAGCGAGAAGGTAACGCTTACCTTCTGGAGAAACTCTGGTAACGATGCCGAGAACTCGGCGTACGATAAATTGGTGGCTTCCTTCAATGAGAGCCATCCCGACATTAAGGTGGAGATGAGCCCGATCCCGTACGCGGATTACGATACGAAGCTCAGAACGTCCATCGCTTCGGGCAACCCGCCGGATATTATGGCGATCGACGCGCCGAACATGGCTTCCTACGCGCAGGCTGGCGCTCTGCAACCGCTGACGGAATACTTTAAAAAGGACGGCAATCTGGAAGATATTCCGGAGTCCACCATCAAGACGTATACTTACAAGAACGAGATTTACATGGCGCCGCTGACTGAATCATCGATCGCCTTGTTCTACAACAAGAAGATGTTCGAGGCAAAAGGTATTCCGCTTCCTTCCAAAAATCCGGATGAGCCGATCACCTGGGATCAAGTTCTTGAAGCGGCTCAGAAGCTGAATGATCCAGCTGGCGGGGTGTACGGCATCGACCCTGCTCAAGGCTTCGGCAACGCGGGCGGAACGGCTTACTTCAAATATCCGATCATCTGGCAATTCGGCGGTGATATCATGAGCCCGGACGGAACGACCTCCAAAGGCTATCTGGATAAACCGGAAACGAAGAAGGCGCTGCAATTCTTCTCGGATCTGTATAACAAGTCCAAGGTATCCTCTCTGGAATACCCGCCGGACCCGTTCCCTAACAATCAGCTGGCTATGACAATCGACGGCTCGTGGTCGCTGGGCAACTATGCTGAGAAGTTCCCGAACTTCAAGCTGGGCGTTGATTACGACATCGCTCCGCTGCCTAAAGAAACACAGCAGGCTGTTGCGAACGGAAGCTGGTCGCTGGCCGTCTCCGCGAAGAGCAAGAACCCTGAGGCCGCTTGGCAGTTCGTCAACTACGTTACGGGAGCGGAAGGCTCGAAGACTTACTGCTCGATCACCAAAGATATTCCTGCCCGCTATTCGGTAGCGAAGCAATTCCCGGAACTCAATGAATATCCGAAGAACATCTTTGTCGTACAGAACCAAAAATACGGCAGACCGCGTCCGATTACGCCGATCTTCCCGCAAATGTCCGAAGCGGTTAACAAGATGATTGAGGAAGTGACAATCAGCGGACGGAATGTCGATGCAGCCGTCGCCGATGCCATCACTAAAATCGACAAGGCTTATGCCGATCTGCCGCAAAAATAA
- a CDS encoding sensor histidine kinase, which produces MLYSLRSRLMLSFSILLIIPFTAVVFIFSRESANLIQSSIETSTMQTIGQFASHADTLLMQIEDTGKQVLSSPFTQQWITTALNGGNSAGERYLAMQQLRNFFSSYTVNNSNIISVSAFREAGGGIWTQDRSYLDSDWYNQYKHYNTRWTGAHRDPDQSDESMRESEVNSLIVPLVQLQSLNNIGVLKVNYPTSLLRGDIDKIRFGSSGRAFLLTGEGASVLDQNLGDSKQVLSEGLAYVKAHSAGRISGIIPLRQKDMDYLLFYRKLPAQNWIIIGEVPEAELYAKITQIKQTLLLGSLGLLVLVIAVALWLSIGITKPLSAMTRAMRHVKHGRFDLALQHMPQVRTRRSEVHYVASVFEQMTHRLKYLIETEFETDLRRKNAEYKALLLQINPHFFNNTLEIIGGLAAMKREDLVMDATEALAKMMRYSLDLDSDLVKVSEEIGYIRDYLLIQKLRHQDKLIFSIHSDPEAESLHIAKFILQPIVENAVKYSLEKGEAAEVAVSSELRDNRLWLTVKDNGIGMPQEMISGILADTELRSGVGILNDKGNSIGLRNTLSRCRLYYGDLFEITIESEEGGGTAITLKLPPVRS; this is translated from the coding sequence ATGTTGTACTCGCTGCGCAGCCGATTAATGCTGTCCTTTTCCATATTGCTGATTATTCCCTTTACTGCGGTAGTGTTCATTTTTAGCAGGGAGTCCGCCAATTTGATCCAATCTTCCATCGAGACCTCTACGATGCAGACGATCGGCCAGTTTGCCTCTCATGCCGATACGCTGCTTATGCAGATCGAGGATACCGGGAAACAGGTGCTCAGCAGTCCGTTTACCCAGCAGTGGATTACGACCGCATTAAACGGCGGGAATTCCGCCGGAGAGAGGTATTTGGCGATGCAGCAGCTGCGGAATTTCTTCTCTTCCTATACCGTCAACAATTCCAATATCATCTCCGTTTCCGCCTTCAGGGAAGCCGGAGGTGGAATCTGGACGCAGGATAGAAGCTATCTAGACAGTGATTGGTACAATCAGTATAAACATTACAACACCCGCTGGACTGGGGCCCACAGAGATCCCGATCAGAGCGATGAAAGCATGCGCGAGAGTGAAGTGAACAGCCTTATCGTTCCTCTCGTTCAGCTTCAGTCACTGAACAATATCGGTGTTCTCAAGGTCAACTACCCGACCAGCCTGCTGCGGGGAGATATTGACAAGATCCGGTTCGGCAGCAGCGGAAGAGCCTTTTTGCTGACCGGGGAGGGAGCCAGCGTGCTTGACCAGAATCTCGGGGACAGCAAGCAGGTGCTCAGCGAGGGATTGGCTTATGTGAAGGCGCATTCCGCCGGACGAATCAGCGGAATCATTCCACTGCGGCAGAAGGATATGGATTATCTGCTGTTCTACCGCAAGCTTCCTGCACAGAATTGGATTATTATCGGCGAAGTGCCCGAAGCCGAGCTGTATGCGAAGATCACTCAAATCAAGCAGACGCTTCTGCTCGGAAGCCTTGGCCTGCTGGTGCTTGTCATCGCCGTCGCCCTATGGCTGTCGATCGGGATTACGAAGCCGCTGAGCGCCATGACGCGGGCGATGAGGCACGTCAAGCACGGGCGGTTCGACCTTGCCTTGCAGCATATGCCCCAAGTCCGCACACGGCGGAGTGAAGTGCATTATGTGGCCAGCGTCTTTGAGCAGATGACCCATCGGCTGAAATATTTGATCGAGACGGAATTCGAGACGGATTTGAGGCGAAAGAATGCCGAATACAAAGCGCTGCTGCTGCAGATCAATCCGCATTTTTTTAACAACACGCTGGAAATTATCGGCGGTCTGGCAGCGATGAAACGGGAAGACCTGGTCATGGATGCGACGGAAGCTCTGGCCAAAATGATGAGATATTCGCTTGATCTGGACAGCGATTTGGTGAAGGTGAGCGAAGAAATAGGCTATATCCGCGACTATTTGCTCATTCAGAAGCTTCGGCACCAGGATAAATTGATATTCTCCATCCACAGCGATCCTGAGGCGGAATCCCTTCATATCGCCAAATTTATTCTTCAGCCGATTGTTGAGAATGCGGTGAAATACAGCCTTGAGAAAGGTGAAGCCGCCGAAGTGGCCGTATCCTCGGAACTGCGTGATAACCGCCTGTGGCTGACGGTCAAGGATAACGGAATCGGCATGCCGCAGGAAATGATCTCAGGCATACTTGCGGATACGGAACTCAGGAGCGGAGTTGGAATATTAAACGATAAAGGAAATAGCATCGGCTTAAGGAACACGCTATCACGCTGCCGTCTCTATTACGGAGACTTGTTCGAGATTACTATTGAATCGGAGGAAGGCGGGGGCACGGCCATTACACTCAAGCTGCCGCCGGTGAGGAGTTGA